Proteins encoded within one genomic window of Gadus macrocephalus chromosome 18, ASM3116895v1:
- the LOC132446246 gene encoding mucin-5AC-like isoform X1, protein MANLTATLGAPSYDPTENEDRENIPPPADSAPRLPREPNQNVPDERVVPLYREVVDKWHNTMKNLGQSPLSSADIGDEMLPELSMLDTTAETSHLSLAKTRSPAADSHSSTPRYSREMDKWHNTMANLGQSPLGSPDIGDEMLPELSMLDTTAETSHLSLAKTRSPAAASHSSTPRYSREMESGLTPGFKSFNLPGNNSRKGLTPGPVRHGLTAIHNMPHLNQELFTTEYHKRRESLGRLPAGPDSLAPAGWPCFWLQDETLPEVSLMDSTMECSNLSTNGAAPSFVPPVPERHLAVTPKVEEEPSPGSMLSLVTDKSLVLTPRLLASTGQQSLGDSRLMDHSSLHTLEMTKAEVVQNSVESSSCPESDVTRESILPHGVVVLGAEAVQSSLETASFPESDVTRESILPHGEVALEAEVVQRSLETSSFPESDVTCESILPHGEMALGSPSLCSASASQFPDRTTLVLALDHPRQPELNTTQVLNTTQVLNTTQVLNTTQVLNTTQVLNTTQVLNTTQVLSENAVEVASNDSPRSEQGSAPCSGNSSGVKCHLSLPLNKQLSELVSIRPSAVVSLGNPCSGVKLEDTFKSISSPTLGAQGCSQDNQSIGQDNQSIGQDNQSIGQDNQSGGQDNQSGSQDNQSVHQDNLSGSHFEGQPRALSTAPHNGSNNNLVVALDLRSEVNTTHGSSGATADGASSTMTVSPQDASRPLSPATSATKSDENSLRHQTLACTPVYKCSADLNFDDTFERASPPKASALNCQANQTAGCLITSTPMSEWKVYVPTSQTSQVQKRRYSDGPSKPLPQTSSPAASADHVAASADHVAASADHVAASADHVAASADHVAAPDVRSLLPNLGPARAIPRSLRYNCAPGGTGRRLSLAPTGRRVSAMAPPPKQSKPKNSIPDTTSTTSIPSTTGISNTTSLCPAPPGLKPPRRVLHKPAATGIPATNQRTLPGLRPPTARLATAASSNDKPGPSSADSRRESLSQAKRSLQPGSEALGLAKRRRTVCTPTDVPGPSTTMEASVLSLEPTRGACGLRAPPPRTCRTPALAGCSNCALLIEELEKNRAVIRGLQKVLDGFVTPAS, encoded by the exons ATGGCCAATCTGACGGCTACACTTGGAGCGCCTAGCTACGACCCAACGGAGAACGAGGACCGCGAGAACATCCCTCCTCCTGCCGACTCCGCCCCCAGGCTGCCGAGGGAGCCCAATCAGAACGTTCCTGATGAGCGTGTAGTCCCGCTTTACAGAGAAGTCGTGGACAAATGGCACAACACCATGAAGAACCTTGGCCAGAGTCCTCTCAGTTCGGCAGACATAGGGGACGAGATGCTCCCTGAGCTCAGCATGCTGGACACCACGGCGGAGACCTCCCACCTGTCTCTCGCCAAAACGAGGAGTCCTGCTGCTGATTCCCACTCGTCCACGCCCAGATACTCCAGAGAGATGGACAAATGGCACAACACCATGGCGAACCTCGGCCAGAGTCCTCTCGGGTCGCCAGACATAGGGGACGAGATGCTCCCTGAGCTCAGCATGCTGGACACCACGGCGGAGACCTCCCACCTGTCTCTCGCCAAAACGAGGAGTCCTGCTGCTGCTTCCCACTCGTCCACGCCCAGATACTCCAGAGAGATGGAATCCGGCCTCACGCCCGGTTTCAAAAGCTTTAACCTGCCGGGCAACAACTCCAGGAAGGGCCTGACACCCGGCCCGGTCAGGCATGGGCTGACGGCTATTCACAACATGCCGCACCTTAACCAGGAGTTGTTCACCACAGAGTATCACAAACGGAGGGAGAGCCTGGGTCGGCTTCCCGCCGGACCGGACAGCTTGGCTCCGGCCGGGTGGCCTTGCTTCTGGCTGCAGGACGAGACCCTCCCAGAGGTCAGCTTGATGGACTCCACCATGGAGTGTTCTAACCTCTCCACCAATGGGGCCGCTCCCTCCTTCGTGCCCCCGGTTCCTGAACGGCACCTTGCTGTGACGCCTaaagtggaggaggagcccaGCCCAGGCTCCATGTTGAGTCTGGTCACGGATAAGAGTTTAGTTCTCACTCCTCGCCTCCTAGCCTCCACAGGGCAGCAGAGTCTCGGAGACAGTCGCTTAATGGACCACAGCAGTCTCCACACACTGGAGATGACGAAAGCTGAGGTTGTCCAGAACTCAGTGGAAAGCTCTTCCTGTCCCGAATCCGATGTCACCCGCGAATCCATCCTTCCCCATGGGGTAGTGGTTCTGGGAGCTGAGGCTGTCCAGAGCTCACTGGAAACAGCCTCCTTCCCCGAATCTGATGTCACCCGCGAATCCATCCTTCCCCATGGGGAAGTGGCTCTGGAAGCTGAGGTTGTCCAGAGGTCACTGGAAACATCCTCCTTTCCCGAATCTGATGTAACCTGTGAATCCATCCTTCCCCATGGGGAAATGGCTCTGGGTTCTCCATCGCTGTGCTCCGCTTCTGCTTCCCAATTCCCTGACAGGACAACTCTGGTCCTAGCATTGGACCACCCGAGGCAGCCCGAGCTCAACACCACCCAGGTCCTCAACACCACCCAGGTCCTCAACACCACCCAGGTCCTCAACACCACCCAGGTGCTCAACACCACCCAGGTCCTCAACACCACCCAGGTCCTCAACACCACCCAGGTGCTCAGCGAGAATGCGGTGGAGGTGGCAAGCAATGACAGCCCACGGTCTGAGCAGGGGTCCGCCCCGTGCTCTGGGAACTCCTCAGGGGTCAAGTGCCACCTAAGTTTGCCGCTCAACAAGCAGCTGTCGGAACTCGTTTCCATTAGACCCAGTGCAGTGGTCTCACTGGGCAATCCCTGCTCAGGTGTCAAACTCGAGGACACCTTTAAGAGCATCTCTTCTCCAACCCTAGGTGCCCAAGGATGTAGCCAAGACAACCAGAGCATCGGCCAAGACAACCAGAGCATCGGCCAAGACAACCAGAGCATCGGCCAAGACAACCAGAGCGGCGGCCAAGACAACCAGAGTGGTAGTCAAGACAACCAGAGCGTCCACCAAGACAACCTGAGCGGAAGTCACTTTGAAGGCCAACCCAGAGCGTTATCAACTGCCCCTCACAATGGGTCCAATAATAATCTGGTTGTGGCGCTGGACCTGCGGTCCGAGGTCAACACGACCCATGGGTCCAGCGGGGCAACGGCCGACGGGGCGAGCAGCACCATGACCGTCTCCCCACAGGACGCCTCCAGACCTCTGTCCCCAGCAACCAGCGCCACAAAGAGTGACGAGAATTCACTGAGACACCAAACGCTGGCATGCACACCCGTTTATAAATGCAGTGCCGACCTCAACTTTGACGACACATTCGAGAGAGCTTCTCCTCCCAAGGCAAGTGCCCTGAACTGTCAAGCCAATCAGACAGCTGGATGTTTGATCACCTCCACGCCCATGTCAGAATGGAAAGTCTATGTGCCCACGAGCCAGACCTCACAGGTGCAGAAGAGGCGGTACTCTGACGGTCCATCTAAGCCCCTCCCACAGACAAGCAGCCCTGCCGCCAGTGCGGACCATgtggccgccagtgcggaccatgtggccgccagtgcggaccatgtggccgccagtgcggaccatgtggccgccagtgcggaccaTGTGGCCGCCCCGGATGTTCGCTCGCTCCTGCCAAACCTGGGTCCTGCCCGAGCCATACCCCGCAGTCTCCGGTACAATTGCGCCCCTGGTGGCACGGGGCGGCGCCTCAGCCTCGCCCCTACAGGGAGGAGAGTGTCAGCCATGGCTCCGCCCCCTAAACAG AGCAAACCAAAGAACAGCATACCAGACACCACCAGCACAACCAGTATACCCAGCACCACTGGTATATCGAACACCACCAGCCTCTGCCCTGCACCACCAG GCCTCAAACCGCCAAGGAGAGTCCTCCATAAACCGGCTGCAACGGGCATCCcagcgaccaatcagaggactCTACCAGGTCTCAGACCGCCTACTGCACGACTTGCCACAGCAGCCTCGTCCAATGATAAGCCTGGTCCATCCTCAG
- the LOC132446246 gene encoding mucin-5AC-like isoform X2 encodes MANLTATLGAPSYDPTENEDRENIPPPADSAPRLPREPNQNVPDERVVPLYREVVDKWHNTMKNLGQSPLSSADIGDEMLPELSMLDTTAETSHLSLAKTRSPAADSHSSTPRYSREMDKWHNTMANLGQSPLGSPDIGDEMLPELSMLDTTAETSHLSLAKTRSPAAASHSSTPRYSREMESGLTPGFKSFNLPGNNSRKGLTPGPVRHGLTAIHNMPHLNQELFTTEYHKRRESLGRLPAGPDSLAPAGWPCFWLQDETLPEVSLMDSTMECSNLSTNGAAPSFVPPVPERHLAVTPKVEEEPSPGSMLSLVTDKSLVLTPRLLASTGQQSLGDSRLMDHSSLHTLEMTKAEVVQNSVESSSCPESDVTRESILPHGVVVLGAEAVQSSLETASFPESDVTRESILPHGEVALEAEVVQRSLETSSFPESDVTCESILPHGEMALGSPSLCSASASQFPDRTTLVLALDHPRQPELNTTQVLNTTQVLNTTQVLNTTQVLNTTQVLNTTQVLNTTQVLSENAVEVASNDSPRSEQGSAPCSGNSSGVKCHLSLPLNKQLSELVSIRPSAVVSLGNPCSGVKLEDTFKSISSPTLGAQGCSQDNQSIGQDNQSIGQDNQSIGQDNQSGGQDNQSGSQDNQSVHQDNLSGSHFEGQPRALSTAPHNGSNNNLVVALDLRSEVNTTHGSSGATADGASSTMTVSPQDASRPLSPATSATKSDENSLRHQTLACTPVYKCSADLNFDDTFERASPPKASALNCQANQTAGCLITSTPMSEWKVYVPTSQTSQVQKRRYSDGPSKPLPQTSSPAASADHVAASADHVAASADHVAASADHVAASADHVAAPDVRSLLPNLGPARAIPRSLRYNCAPGGTGRRLSLAPTGRRVSAMAPPPKQSKPKNSIPDTTSTTSIPSTTGISNTTSLCPAPPGLKPPRRVLHKPAATGIPATNQRTLPGLRPPTARLATAASSNDKPGPSSDSRRESLSQAKRSLQPGSEALGLAKRRRTVCTPTDVPGPSTTMEASVLSLEPTRGACGLRAPPPRTCRTPALAGCSNCALLIEELEKNRAVIRGLQKVLDGFVTPAS; translated from the exons ATGGCCAATCTGACGGCTACACTTGGAGCGCCTAGCTACGACCCAACGGAGAACGAGGACCGCGAGAACATCCCTCCTCCTGCCGACTCCGCCCCCAGGCTGCCGAGGGAGCCCAATCAGAACGTTCCTGATGAGCGTGTAGTCCCGCTTTACAGAGAAGTCGTGGACAAATGGCACAACACCATGAAGAACCTTGGCCAGAGTCCTCTCAGTTCGGCAGACATAGGGGACGAGATGCTCCCTGAGCTCAGCATGCTGGACACCACGGCGGAGACCTCCCACCTGTCTCTCGCCAAAACGAGGAGTCCTGCTGCTGATTCCCACTCGTCCACGCCCAGATACTCCAGAGAGATGGACAAATGGCACAACACCATGGCGAACCTCGGCCAGAGTCCTCTCGGGTCGCCAGACATAGGGGACGAGATGCTCCCTGAGCTCAGCATGCTGGACACCACGGCGGAGACCTCCCACCTGTCTCTCGCCAAAACGAGGAGTCCTGCTGCTGCTTCCCACTCGTCCACGCCCAGATACTCCAGAGAGATGGAATCCGGCCTCACGCCCGGTTTCAAAAGCTTTAACCTGCCGGGCAACAACTCCAGGAAGGGCCTGACACCCGGCCCGGTCAGGCATGGGCTGACGGCTATTCACAACATGCCGCACCTTAACCAGGAGTTGTTCACCACAGAGTATCACAAACGGAGGGAGAGCCTGGGTCGGCTTCCCGCCGGACCGGACAGCTTGGCTCCGGCCGGGTGGCCTTGCTTCTGGCTGCAGGACGAGACCCTCCCAGAGGTCAGCTTGATGGACTCCACCATGGAGTGTTCTAACCTCTCCACCAATGGGGCCGCTCCCTCCTTCGTGCCCCCGGTTCCTGAACGGCACCTTGCTGTGACGCCTaaagtggaggaggagcccaGCCCAGGCTCCATGTTGAGTCTGGTCACGGATAAGAGTTTAGTTCTCACTCCTCGCCTCCTAGCCTCCACAGGGCAGCAGAGTCTCGGAGACAGTCGCTTAATGGACCACAGCAGTCTCCACACACTGGAGATGACGAAAGCTGAGGTTGTCCAGAACTCAGTGGAAAGCTCTTCCTGTCCCGAATCCGATGTCACCCGCGAATCCATCCTTCCCCATGGGGTAGTGGTTCTGGGAGCTGAGGCTGTCCAGAGCTCACTGGAAACAGCCTCCTTCCCCGAATCTGATGTCACCCGCGAATCCATCCTTCCCCATGGGGAAGTGGCTCTGGAAGCTGAGGTTGTCCAGAGGTCACTGGAAACATCCTCCTTTCCCGAATCTGATGTAACCTGTGAATCCATCCTTCCCCATGGGGAAATGGCTCTGGGTTCTCCATCGCTGTGCTCCGCTTCTGCTTCCCAATTCCCTGACAGGACAACTCTGGTCCTAGCATTGGACCACCCGAGGCAGCCCGAGCTCAACACCACCCAGGTCCTCAACACCACCCAGGTCCTCAACACCACCCAGGTCCTCAACACCACCCAGGTGCTCAACACCACCCAGGTCCTCAACACCACCCAGGTCCTCAACACCACCCAGGTGCTCAGCGAGAATGCGGTGGAGGTGGCAAGCAATGACAGCCCACGGTCTGAGCAGGGGTCCGCCCCGTGCTCTGGGAACTCCTCAGGGGTCAAGTGCCACCTAAGTTTGCCGCTCAACAAGCAGCTGTCGGAACTCGTTTCCATTAGACCCAGTGCAGTGGTCTCACTGGGCAATCCCTGCTCAGGTGTCAAACTCGAGGACACCTTTAAGAGCATCTCTTCTCCAACCCTAGGTGCCCAAGGATGTAGCCAAGACAACCAGAGCATCGGCCAAGACAACCAGAGCATCGGCCAAGACAACCAGAGCATCGGCCAAGACAACCAGAGCGGCGGCCAAGACAACCAGAGTGGTAGTCAAGACAACCAGAGCGTCCACCAAGACAACCTGAGCGGAAGTCACTTTGAAGGCCAACCCAGAGCGTTATCAACTGCCCCTCACAATGGGTCCAATAATAATCTGGTTGTGGCGCTGGACCTGCGGTCCGAGGTCAACACGACCCATGGGTCCAGCGGGGCAACGGCCGACGGGGCGAGCAGCACCATGACCGTCTCCCCACAGGACGCCTCCAGACCTCTGTCCCCAGCAACCAGCGCCACAAAGAGTGACGAGAATTCACTGAGACACCAAACGCTGGCATGCACACCCGTTTATAAATGCAGTGCCGACCTCAACTTTGACGACACATTCGAGAGAGCTTCTCCTCCCAAGGCAAGTGCCCTGAACTGTCAAGCCAATCAGACAGCTGGATGTTTGATCACCTCCACGCCCATGTCAGAATGGAAAGTCTATGTGCCCACGAGCCAGACCTCACAGGTGCAGAAGAGGCGGTACTCTGACGGTCCATCTAAGCCCCTCCCACAGACAAGCAGCCCTGCCGCCAGTGCGGACCATgtggccgccagtgcggaccatgtggccgccagtgcggaccatgtggccgccagtgcggaccatgtggccgccagtgcggaccaTGTGGCCGCCCCGGATGTTCGCTCGCTCCTGCCAAACCTGGGTCCTGCCCGAGCCATACCCCGCAGTCTCCGGTACAATTGCGCCCCTGGTGGCACGGGGCGGCGCCTCAGCCTCGCCCCTACAGGGAGGAGAGTGTCAGCCATGGCTCCGCCCCCTAAACAG AGCAAACCAAAGAACAGCATACCAGACACCACCAGCACAACCAGTATACCCAGCACCACTGGTATATCGAACACCACCAGCCTCTGCCCTGCACCACCAG GCCTCAAACCGCCAAGGAGAGTCCTCCATAAACCGGCTGCAACGGGCATCCcagcgaccaatcagaggactCTACCAGGTCTCAGACCGCCTACTGCACGACTTGCCACAGCAGCCTCGTCCAATGATAAGCCTGGTCCATCCTCAG
- the LOC132446246 gene encoding mucin-5AC-like isoform X4 — protein sequence MANLTATLGAPSYDPTENEDRENIPPPADSAPRLPREPNQNVPDERVVPLYREVVDKWHNTMKNLGQSPLSSADIGDEMLPELSMLDTTAETSHLSLAKTRSPAADSHSSTPRYSREMDKWHNTMANLGQSPLGSPDIGDEMLPELSMLDTTAETSHLSLAKTRSPAAASHSSTPRYSREMESGLTPGFKSFNLPGNNSRKGLTPGPVRHGLTAIHNMPHLNQELFTTEYHKRRESLGRLPAGPDSLAPAGWPCFWLQDETLPEVSLMDSTMECSNLSTNGAAPSFVPPVPERHLAVTPKVEEEPSPGSMLSLVTDKSLVLTPRLLASTGQQSLGDSRLMDHSSLHTLEMTKAEVVQNSVESSSCPESDVTRESILPHGVVVLGAEAVQSSLETASFPESDVTRESILPHGEVALEAEVVQRSLETSSFPESDVTCESILPHGEMALGSPSLCSASASQFPDRTTLVLALDHPRQPELNTTQVLNTTQVLNTTQVLNTTQVLNTTQVLNTTQVLNTTQVLSENAVEVASNDSPRSEQGSAPCSGNSSGVKCHLSLPLNKQLSELVSIRPSAVVSLGNPCSGVKLEDTFKSISSPTLGAQGCSQDNQSIGQDNQSIGQDNQSIGQDNQSGGQDNQSGSQDNQSVHQDNLSGSHFEGQPRALSTAPHNGSNNNLVVALDLRSEVNTTHGSSGATADGASSTMTVSPQDASRPLSPATSATKSDENSLRHQTLACTPVYKCSADLNFDDTFERASPPKASALNCQANQTAGCLITSTPMSEWKVYVPTSQTSQVQKRRYSDGPSKPLPQTSSPAASADHVAASADHVAASADHVAASADHVAASADHVAAPDVRSLLPNLGPARAIPRSLRYNCAPGGTGRRLSLAPTGRRVSAMAPPPKQSKPKNSIPDTTSTTSIPSTTGISNTTSLCPAPPGLKPPRRVLHKPAATGIPATNQRTLPGLRPPTARLATAASSNDKPGPSSVCTPTDVPGPSTTMEASVLSLEPTRGACGLRAPPPRTCRTPALAGCSNCALLIEELEKNRAVIRGLQKVLDGFVTPAS from the exons ATGGCCAATCTGACGGCTACACTTGGAGCGCCTAGCTACGACCCAACGGAGAACGAGGACCGCGAGAACATCCCTCCTCCTGCCGACTCCGCCCCCAGGCTGCCGAGGGAGCCCAATCAGAACGTTCCTGATGAGCGTGTAGTCCCGCTTTACAGAGAAGTCGTGGACAAATGGCACAACACCATGAAGAACCTTGGCCAGAGTCCTCTCAGTTCGGCAGACATAGGGGACGAGATGCTCCCTGAGCTCAGCATGCTGGACACCACGGCGGAGACCTCCCACCTGTCTCTCGCCAAAACGAGGAGTCCTGCTGCTGATTCCCACTCGTCCACGCCCAGATACTCCAGAGAGATGGACAAATGGCACAACACCATGGCGAACCTCGGCCAGAGTCCTCTCGGGTCGCCAGACATAGGGGACGAGATGCTCCCTGAGCTCAGCATGCTGGACACCACGGCGGAGACCTCCCACCTGTCTCTCGCCAAAACGAGGAGTCCTGCTGCTGCTTCCCACTCGTCCACGCCCAGATACTCCAGAGAGATGGAATCCGGCCTCACGCCCGGTTTCAAAAGCTTTAACCTGCCGGGCAACAACTCCAGGAAGGGCCTGACACCCGGCCCGGTCAGGCATGGGCTGACGGCTATTCACAACATGCCGCACCTTAACCAGGAGTTGTTCACCACAGAGTATCACAAACGGAGGGAGAGCCTGGGTCGGCTTCCCGCCGGACCGGACAGCTTGGCTCCGGCCGGGTGGCCTTGCTTCTGGCTGCAGGACGAGACCCTCCCAGAGGTCAGCTTGATGGACTCCACCATGGAGTGTTCTAACCTCTCCACCAATGGGGCCGCTCCCTCCTTCGTGCCCCCGGTTCCTGAACGGCACCTTGCTGTGACGCCTaaagtggaggaggagcccaGCCCAGGCTCCATGTTGAGTCTGGTCACGGATAAGAGTTTAGTTCTCACTCCTCGCCTCCTAGCCTCCACAGGGCAGCAGAGTCTCGGAGACAGTCGCTTAATGGACCACAGCAGTCTCCACACACTGGAGATGACGAAAGCTGAGGTTGTCCAGAACTCAGTGGAAAGCTCTTCCTGTCCCGAATCCGATGTCACCCGCGAATCCATCCTTCCCCATGGGGTAGTGGTTCTGGGAGCTGAGGCTGTCCAGAGCTCACTGGAAACAGCCTCCTTCCCCGAATCTGATGTCACCCGCGAATCCATCCTTCCCCATGGGGAAGTGGCTCTGGAAGCTGAGGTTGTCCAGAGGTCACTGGAAACATCCTCCTTTCCCGAATCTGATGTAACCTGTGAATCCATCCTTCCCCATGGGGAAATGGCTCTGGGTTCTCCATCGCTGTGCTCCGCTTCTGCTTCCCAATTCCCTGACAGGACAACTCTGGTCCTAGCATTGGACCACCCGAGGCAGCCCGAGCTCAACACCACCCAGGTCCTCAACACCACCCAGGTCCTCAACACCACCCAGGTCCTCAACACCACCCAGGTGCTCAACACCACCCAGGTCCTCAACACCACCCAGGTCCTCAACACCACCCAGGTGCTCAGCGAGAATGCGGTGGAGGTGGCAAGCAATGACAGCCCACGGTCTGAGCAGGGGTCCGCCCCGTGCTCTGGGAACTCCTCAGGGGTCAAGTGCCACCTAAGTTTGCCGCTCAACAAGCAGCTGTCGGAACTCGTTTCCATTAGACCCAGTGCAGTGGTCTCACTGGGCAATCCCTGCTCAGGTGTCAAACTCGAGGACACCTTTAAGAGCATCTCTTCTCCAACCCTAGGTGCCCAAGGATGTAGCCAAGACAACCAGAGCATCGGCCAAGACAACCAGAGCATCGGCCAAGACAACCAGAGCATCGGCCAAGACAACCAGAGCGGCGGCCAAGACAACCAGAGTGGTAGTCAAGACAACCAGAGCGTCCACCAAGACAACCTGAGCGGAAGTCACTTTGAAGGCCAACCCAGAGCGTTATCAACTGCCCCTCACAATGGGTCCAATAATAATCTGGTTGTGGCGCTGGACCTGCGGTCCGAGGTCAACACGACCCATGGGTCCAGCGGGGCAACGGCCGACGGGGCGAGCAGCACCATGACCGTCTCCCCACAGGACGCCTCCAGACCTCTGTCCCCAGCAACCAGCGCCACAAAGAGTGACGAGAATTCACTGAGACACCAAACGCTGGCATGCACACCCGTTTATAAATGCAGTGCCGACCTCAACTTTGACGACACATTCGAGAGAGCTTCTCCTCCCAAGGCAAGTGCCCTGAACTGTCAAGCCAATCAGACAGCTGGATGTTTGATCACCTCCACGCCCATGTCAGAATGGAAAGTCTATGTGCCCACGAGCCAGACCTCACAGGTGCAGAAGAGGCGGTACTCTGACGGTCCATCTAAGCCCCTCCCACAGACAAGCAGCCCTGCCGCCAGTGCGGACCATgtggccgccagtgcggaccatgtggccgccagtgcggaccatgtggccgccagtgcggaccatgtggccgccagtgcggaccaTGTGGCCGCCCCGGATGTTCGCTCGCTCCTGCCAAACCTGGGTCCTGCCCGAGCCATACCCCGCAGTCTCCGGTACAATTGCGCCCCTGGTGGCACGGGGCGGCGCCTCAGCCTCGCCCCTACAGGGAGGAGAGTGTCAGCCATGGCTCCGCCCCCTAAACAG AGCAAACCAAAGAACAGCATACCAGACACCACCAGCACAACCAGTATACCCAGCACCACTGGTATATCGAACACCACCAGCCTCTGCCCTGCACCACCAG GCCTCAAACCGCCAAGGAGAGTCCTCCATAAACCGGCTGCAACGGGCATCCcagcgaccaatcagaggactCTACCAGGTCTCAGACCGCCTACTGCACGACTTGCCACAGCAGCCTCGTCCAATGATAAGCCTGGTCCATCCTCAG